The Temnothorax longispinosus isolate EJ_2023e chromosome 12, Tlon_JGU_v1, whole genome shotgun sequence genome includes a window with the following:
- the LOC139823220 gene encoding uncharacterized protein: MGDFRNHRLHYYFGRHSSTLVKQWIDTNYRVIKSTSKLQFLKLCKLNNLIPSHLNNNFKNKISLFHPRSKKKLDSLLDKFKGNTLNIEIFDLHRIIDHLHKKVAFLSDRLSNTLPTYIWNDMIVHYNRPFENLQCRLKHSNNKKLNWLIHNKNLIRINSSKAIRFFSIINNNNFNNVKYVRNKPIGNPDNNTIETFIEPSEFSNRSFDPLEQTNDKWFVNLSNMDIPQDVTKLLQFGNNFCLPNSLNKKKTIHEFIKDIEGNTKRNNINNLPRVRNAVIPQLHNYLYSKPTTNNVNTKLLTMYKITQRFCKNNPDIIFTRADKGNITVAMNKEYYIQKTENMLQDKNTYTILKKNPAKQIENDCNNLLKSWFKKEYISKKEYFRMHSSDAPLPKAYALPKIHKPNHPFRIIVSSIDTALYPLASFLQKIISDNIPKTRSYVNNSFDLYSTLSGMKVSNSNILISLDATSLFTNIPLNLALESIKKRWSHIREGTNIPKKEFLIAIELILSSTYFNFNNAIYKQTFGTPMGSPLSPIIADMVMQDLEETILESIGFNLSFYFRYVDDIIMSIPRDKAQYILDKFNNYHDRLKFTIEYENDRTLSFLDLKLHIINDTIHIDWYHKDTFSGRYLSYYSNHPECHKIGTIYSLVDRSILLSHPIFQAKNIKLCINILMNNGYPIDLIFKRINMRLRTLFDGKLKQNKNANRVDTNVDVDNDSEENRRKIIVIPFINNISEKTAHLFDKKEHIIGYRVLNKLDKFIKTHKDTNALCSNNNVIYKIKCNDCDASYVGQTKRQLKTRINEHKNNYKLDPSRHSVITEHILNLNHSFNWNNTEILDFETNYYKRLISEMIHIKEQKNGINSNKDTELLDGSYFNILNELSNNS, translated from the coding sequence ATGGGGGACTTTAGAAATCAtcgtttacattattattttggaaGACACTCTTCCACACTAGTGAAACAATGGATCGACACGAATTATAGAGTTATAAAATCCACATCCAAACTACAATTTCTTAAACTATGTAAACTTAATAATCTAATACCgtcacatttaaataataattttaagaacaaAATTAGTCTTTTCCACCCAAGATCTAAGAAAAAATTGGATAGCTTACTGGATAAGTTCAAAGGCAATACTCTgaatattgagatatttgatttaCACAGAATAATTGATCACTTGCATAAGAAAGTCGCTTTCCTCTCCGACAGATTATCCAATACGTTACCTACATACATCTGGAATGACATGATCGTCCACTATAATAGACCTTTCGAAAACCTACAATGTAGATTAAAACACTCCAACAATAAAAAGCTTAATTGGCTCATtcataataaaaacttaattcGAATCAACTCATCGAAAgcaattagatttttttcaattataaacaataacaattttaacaatgtaaaatatgtccgTAACAAACCGATCGGTAACCCAGACAACAATACAATAGAAACCTTTATTGAACCATCAGAATTTAGCAACAGATCATTTGATCCCTTGGAACAAACCAATGACAAATGGTTTGTCAATCTTTCTAATATGGACATCCCTCAGGATGTCACTAAATTGTTACAGTTTGGAAACAATTTCTGCCTCCCGAACAGcttgaataaaaagaaaactataCACGAGTTCATAAAAGACATAGAAGGTAACACGAAACGTAACAACATCAATAATCTACCAAGGGTTAGAAATGCTGTAATCCCACAATTACATAACTATTTATACTCTAAACCCACCACAAACAATGTTAACACAAAACTTTTAACCATGTATAAAATAACTcaaagattttgtaaaaacaaCCCAGATATTATTTTCACCCGTGCAGACAAGGGCAACATCACAGTCGCCATGAACAAGGAATACTACATTCAAAAAACGGAGAACATGTTACAGGATAAAAATACTTAcacaattttgaagaaaaatccTGCAAAACAAATTGAGAATGACTGTAACAATTTACTCAAATCATGGTTCAAGAAAgagtatatttcaaaaaaagaatattttagaatgCATTCCAGCGACGCACCACTGCCTAAAGCCTATGCCCTCCCTAAAATACACAAACCTAATCATCCGTTTAGAATAATTGTTTCTTCAATTGACACAGCTTTATATCCTCTTGCGagttttctacaaaaaattatttctgataaCATACCAAAAACAAGAAGTTATGTGAATAATAGCTTTGACTTATACAGTACGCTCTCTGGTATGAAAGTTTCAAATTctaatattcttatatctttAGATGCGACCTcgttatttacaaatattccTCTGAATCTAGCATTGGAGAGTATCAAAAAAAGATGGTCACATATTAGAGAAGGTACTAACATAccgaaaaaagaatttttaattgccattgaattaattttgtcatcCACATACTTTAACTTTAACAACGCTATATACAAACAAACTTTTGGTACTCCCATGGGATCTCCATTATCCCCAATTATAGCTGACATGGTTATGCAAGATTTAGAGGAAACAATTTTAGAATCGATTGGTTTCAATTTGTCGTTCTATTTTCGTTATGTTGATGACATAATTATGTCGATTCCACGTGACAAGGCTCAATACATCctagataaatttaataattaccatGATAGGCTTAAGTTTACAATCGAATATGAAAATGACCGTACGTTGAGTTTTTTAGatctaaaattacatattattaatgacACTATCCACATAGATTGGTATCACAAGGATACATTCTCGGGTAGATATCTATCCTACTATTCGAACCATCCAGAGTGTCATAAAATTGGCACGATATACAGTTTAGTGGACAGGTCCATACTATTGTCCCACCCTATATTCCAAGcaaagaacataaaattgtgtattaaCATACTAATGAACAACGGCTATCCTATAGATTTGATCTTTAAGAGAATTAACATGAGATTAAGGACATTATTCGATGGTAAACTTAAACAGAACAAAAATGCGAATAGAGTTGACACTAATGTTGATGTTGATAATGACTCGGAAGAAAATAGaaggaaaattattgttattccgTTCATTAACAACATCTCTGAAAAAACAGCACACCttttcgataaaaaagaaCATATAATAGGGTATAGAGTCCTCAACAAATTGGACAAGTTTATCAAAACACATAAGGATACCAATGCATTATGCTCGAACaacaatgtaatttataaaattaaatgtaatgattGCGACGCCTCTTACGTGGGGCAAACAAAGCGACAACTGAAAACAAGAATCAACGAacacaaaaacaattataaattggaCCCATCCAGACATTCAGTCATTACAGAACATATACTTAATTTGAATCATAGTTTTAATTGGAACAACACGGAGATTTTAGATTTCGAAACGAATTACTACAAGAGACTAATATCAGAGATGATACACatcaaagaacaaaaaaatggtATTAATTCCAATAAAGACACTGAATTGCTGGAtggttcttattttaacatcCTAAACGAACTTAGTAACAACTCATAG